In Aegilops tauschii subsp. strangulata cultivar AL8/78 chromosome 3, Aet v6.0, whole genome shotgun sequence, one genomic interval encodes:
- the LOC109749140 gene encoding transcription factor GAMYB isoform X2: MRFYEDIVGASYSTGTSPPTKRASPKNPAINPGHDGEMYRVKSESDCEMMHQEDQMDSPVGDDGSSGGSPHRGGGPPLKKGPWTSAEDAILVDYVKKHGEGNWNAVQKNTGLFRCGKSCRLRWANHLRPNLKKGAFTPEEERLIIQLHSKMGNKWARMAAHLPGRTDNEIKNYWNTRIKRCQRAGLPIYPASVCNQSSNEDQQGSSDFNCGENLSSDLLNGNGLYLPDFTCDNFIANSEALSYAPQLSAVSISSLLGQSFASKNCGFMGQVNQAGMLKQPDPLLPGLSDTINGALSSVDQFSNDSENLKKALGFDYLHEANSSSKIIAPFGGALTGSHAFLNGTFSTSRTINGPLKMELPSLQDTESDPNSWLKYTVAPAMQPTELVDPYLQSPTATPSVKSECVSPRNSGLLEELLHEAQGLRSGKNQQLSVRSSSSSVSTPCDTTVVSPEFDLCQDYWDEPLNEYAPFSGNSLTGSTAPVSAASPDGFQLSKISPAQSPSLGSGEQAMEPAYEPGAGDTSSHPENFRPDALFSGNTTDSSVFNNAIAMLLSNDMNTDCKPVFGDGIVFDTSSWSNMPHACQMSEEFK; this comes from the exons ATGAGATTTTACGAAGACATCGTAGGCGCCTCGTattcgacgggaacgtctcctcccactaaacGCGCATCGCCGAAAAATCCTGCAATAAATCCAG GGCACGACGGAGAGATGTACCGGGTGAAGAGCGAGAGCGACTGCGAGATGATGCATCAGGAGGACCAGATGGACTCGCCGGTGGGCGACGACGGCAGCAGCGGAGGGTCGCCTCACAGGGGCGGCGGGCCGCCTCTGAAGAAAGGGCCCTGGACGTCGGCGGAGGACGCCATCCTGGTGGACTACGTGAAGAAGCACGGCGAGGGGAACTGGAACGCGGTGCAGAAGAACACCGGGCTGTTCCGCTGCGGCAAGAGCTGCCGCCTCCGGTGGGCGAACCACCTCAGGCCCAACCTCAAGAAGGGGGCCTTCACCCCCGAGGAGGAGAGGCTCATCATCCAGCTCCACTCCAAGATGGGCAACAAGTGGGCTCGGATGGCCGCTCAT TTGCCAGGGCGTACTGACAATGAAATAAAGAATTACTGGAACACTCGAATAAAGAGATGTCAGCGAGCTGGCTTGCCAATATATCCTGCTAGCGTATGCAACCAATCTTCAAATGAAGATCAGCAGGGCTCCAGCGATTTCAACTGCGGCGAAAATCTTTCCAGTGACCTTCTGAATGGAAATGGTCTTTATCTGCCAGATTTTACCTGTGACAATTTCATTGCTAATTCAGAGGCTTTATCTTATGCACCACAGCTTTCAGCTGTTTCAATAAGCAGTTTACTTGGCCAGAGTTTTGCATCCAAAAACTGTGGCTTCATGGGTCAAGTAAACCAAGCAGGGATGCTAAAACAGCCTGACCCTTTACTCCCTGGATTGAGCGACACCATCAATGGCGCTCTCTCCTCGGTCGATCAGTTCTCAAATGACTCTGAGAATCTCAAGAAGGCTCTGGGTTTTGACTATCTCCACGAAGCCAACTCTAGCAGCAAGATTATTGCACCATTTGGGGGTGCACTTACTGGCAGCCATGCCTTTTTAAATGGCACCTTCTCTACTTCTAGGACCATCAATGGTCCTTTGAAGATGGAGCTCCCTTCACTCCAAGATACCGAATCTGATCCGAATAGCTGGCTCAAGTATACCGTGGCTCCTGCGATGCAGCCTACGGAGTTGGTTGATCCCTACCTGCAGTCTCCGACAGCAACTCCGTCAGTGAAATCGGAGTGTGTGTCGCCAAGGAACAGCGGTCTCTTGGAAGAGCTGCTTCATGAAGCTCAGGGACTAAGATCTGGGAAGAATCAGCAGCTTTCCGTGAGGAGTTCAAGTTCCTCTGTCAGTACGCCGTGTGATACTACGGTGGTTAGCCCAGAGTTTGATCTCTGTCAGGACTATTGGGATGAACCTCTGAATGAATATGCTCCTTTCAGTGGCAATTCACTCACTGGATCCACGGCTCCTGTTAGCGCTGCGTCGCCTGATGGTTTTCAGCTCTCCAAAATTTCTCCTG CACAAAGCCCTTCGCTGGGATCTGGAGAGCAGGCAATGGAGCCTGCATACGAGCCTGGGGCTGGGGACACTTCGTCTCATCCTGAAAACTTCAGGCCAGACGCACTCTTCTCCGGGAACACAACTGACTCTTCCGTCTTCAACAACGCCATAGCCATGCTCCTGAGCAACGACATGAACACGGACTGCAAGCCTGTTTTCGGCGACGGTATCGTGTTTGATACTTCCTCGTGGAGCAACATGCCACATGCTTGCCAAATGTCGGAGGAATTCAAATGA
- the LOC109749140 gene encoding transcription factor GAMYB isoform X1, whose protein sequence is MYRVKSESDCEMMHQEDQMDSPVGDDGSSGGSPHRGGGPPLKKGPWTSAEDAILVDYVKKHGEGNWNAVQKNTGLFRCGKSCRLRWANHLRPNLKKGAFTPEEERLIIQLHSKMGNKWARMAAHLPGRTDNEIKNYWNTRIKRCQRAGLPIYPASVCNQSSNEDQQGSSDFNCGENLSSDLLNGNGLYLPDFTCDNFIANSEALSYAPQLSAVSISSLLGQSFASKNCGFMGQVNQAGMLKQPDPLLPGLSDTINGALSSVDQFSNDSENLKKALGFDYLHEANSSSKIIAPFGGALTGSHAFLNGTFSTSRTINGPLKMELPSLQDTESDPNSWLKYTVAPAMQPTELVDPYLQSPTATPSVKSECVSPRNSGLLEELLHEAQGLRSGKNQQLSVRSSSSSVSTPCDTTVVSPEFDLCQDYWDEPLNEYAPFSGNSLTGSTAPVSAASPDGFQLSKISPAQSPSLGSGEQAMEPAYEPGAGDTSSHPENFRPDALFSGNTTDSSVFNNAIAMLLSNDMNTDCKPVFGDGIVFDTSSWSNMPHACQMSEEFK, encoded by the exons ATGTACCGGGTGAAGAGCGAGAGCGACTGCGAGATGATGCATCAGGAGGACCAGATGGACTCGCCGGTGGGCGACGACGGCAGCAGCGGAGGGTCGCCTCACAGGGGCGGCGGGCCGCCTCTGAAGAAAGGGCCCTGGACGTCGGCGGAGGACGCCATCCTGGTGGACTACGTGAAGAAGCACGGCGAGGGGAACTGGAACGCGGTGCAGAAGAACACCGGGCTGTTCCGCTGCGGCAAGAGCTGCCGCCTCCGGTGGGCGAACCACCTCAGGCCCAACCTCAAGAAGGGGGCCTTCACCCCCGAGGAGGAGAGGCTCATCATCCAGCTCCACTCCAAGATGGGCAACAAGTGGGCTCGGATGGCCGCTCAT TTGCCAGGGCGTACTGACAATGAAATAAAGAATTACTGGAACACTCGAATAAAGAGATGTCAGCGAGCTGGCTTGCCAATATATCCTGCTAGCGTATGCAACCAATCTTCAAATGAAGATCAGCAGGGCTCCAGCGATTTCAACTGCGGCGAAAATCTTTCCAGTGACCTTCTGAATGGAAATGGTCTTTATCTGCCAGATTTTACCTGTGACAATTTCATTGCTAATTCAGAGGCTTTATCTTATGCACCACAGCTTTCAGCTGTTTCAATAAGCAGTTTACTTGGCCAGAGTTTTGCATCCAAAAACTGTGGCTTCATGGGTCAAGTAAACCAAGCAGGGATGCTAAAACAGCCTGACCCTTTACTCCCTGGATTGAGCGACACCATCAATGGCGCTCTCTCCTCGGTCGATCAGTTCTCAAATGACTCTGAGAATCTCAAGAAGGCTCTGGGTTTTGACTATCTCCACGAAGCCAACTCTAGCAGCAAGATTATTGCACCATTTGGGGGTGCACTTACTGGCAGCCATGCCTTTTTAAATGGCACCTTCTCTACTTCTAGGACCATCAATGGTCCTTTGAAGATGGAGCTCCCTTCACTCCAAGATACCGAATCTGATCCGAATAGCTGGCTCAAGTATACCGTGGCTCCTGCGATGCAGCCTACGGAGTTGGTTGATCCCTACCTGCAGTCTCCGACAGCAACTCCGTCAGTGAAATCGGAGTGTGTGTCGCCAAGGAACAGCGGTCTCTTGGAAGAGCTGCTTCATGAAGCTCAGGGACTAAGATCTGGGAAGAATCAGCAGCTTTCCGTGAGGAGTTCAAGTTCCTCTGTCAGTACGCCGTGTGATACTACGGTGGTTAGCCCAGAGTTTGATCTCTGTCAGGACTATTGGGATGAACCTCTGAATGAATATGCTCCTTTCAGTGGCAATTCACTCACTGGATCCACGGCTCCTGTTAGCGCTGCGTCGCCTGATGGTTTTCAGCTCTCCAAAATTTCTCCTG CACAAAGCCCTTCGCTGGGATCTGGAGAGCAGGCAATGGAGCCTGCATACGAGCCTGGGGCTGGGGACACTTCGTCTCATCCTGAAAACTTCAGGCCAGACGCACTCTTCTCCGGGAACACAACTGACTCTTCCGTCTTCAACAACGCCATAGCCATGCTCCTGAGCAACGACATGAACACGGACTGCAAGCCTGTTTTCGGCGACGGTATCGTGTTTGATACTTCCTCGTGGAGCAACATGCCACATGCTTGCCAAATGTCGGAGGAATTCAAATGA